In Dermacentor variabilis isolate Ectoservices chromosome 7, ASM5094787v1, whole genome shotgun sequence, a genomic segment contains:
- the LOC142587590 gene encoding uncharacterized protein LOC142587590 produces MINETDTSIFFTRLFYYGAQRKKFSMVLEGQFNAIYPEHMLIQRNGSKIYQLEQILYMSPNSSCAVIMITLINFRGPKSPPIRWYELRVRNSSIIQGPDQGCEEGFDDLLIRQARVYQPYCQAILPYYLVTDTKSV; encoded by the exons ATGATAAACGAGACAGACACATCCATTTTCTTCACAAGACTGTTTTACTACGGCGCCCAGAGGAAAAA GTTTTCTATGGTCCTCGAGGGACAGTTCAATGCAATTTACCCAGAACATATGCTTATCCAGCGCAATG ggTCAAAAATTTACCAATTGGAACAGATTCTCTACATGTCTCCAAACTCTTCCTGCGCAGTTATCATGATCACACTGATCAATTTTCGGGGTCCTAAAT CGCCGCCCATCCGCTGGTACGAACTGCGAGTTAGAAATTCCTCCATCATCCAGGGCCCGGACCAAGGTTGCGAGGAAGGGTTTGATGACCTGCTCATTCGTCAAGCACGTGTTTATCAGCCCTACTGTCAGGCGATTCTACCTTACTACCTAGTTACAGATACAAAATCAGTGTAG